A region of the Oceanihabitans sp. IOP_32 genome:
CCTCTTTCGGCTTCTTGCTCCATCCAGTCCATCGTAGACGAACCTTGATGCGTTTCACCCATTTTATGGTTAACGCCCGTATAAAAAAGAATACGCTCTGTTGTTGTCGTTTTACCAGCATCAATGTGAGCCGCAATTCCTATGTTTCTTGTAAGTTTTAAATCTCTTGCCATATCGTCTTAAAATCTAAAGTGAGAGAATGCTTTATTTGCTTCTGCCATTTTATGAGTATCTACTCTTTTCTTAACTGCCGCACCTTCTTCTTTAGCTGCCGCTAAAACCTCAGAAGCTAAACGTAAAGCCATAGACTTCTCATTTCTCTTTCTCGAATAAGTAATCAACCACTTCATAGCGGTAGAAACCTTACGATCTGGACGAATCTGCATTGGTATCTGAAAAGTTGCACCACCTACACGACGACTACGTACTTCTACGTGAGGCATCACATTAGATAAGGCGTCTTTCCACACCTCTAGTCCCGATTTTTCTTCATCAGTTTTTTTTGACTCTACAATATCAATCGCATCGTAGAACACTTTAAAAGCTACCGATTTTTTACCATCCCACATCATCATATTAACGAAACGCGTCACTAATTGATCATTAAACTTTGGATCTGGTAAAAGAGGCCTCTTTTTTGCTGCTTTTTTTCTCATGTCTTCTTTTTGAGTTTTTAGTTATTAGTTTACCGTTATTGTTTAAAATTTAAAACCCTAACTTTAAACTTCTAACTTTGTTTTACTTCTTAGGGCGTTTTGCACCATACTTAGATCTACGTTGCGTTCTACCCGTAACACCAGCTGTGTCTAAAGCACCACGTACAATGTGATATCTAACTCCTGGTAAATCTTTTACCCTTCCACCTCTAACCAATACTATCGAGTGCTCTTGTAGATTATGTCCTTCTCCACCAATGTATGCGTTAACCTCGTTCCCGTTTGTTAAACGCACCCTTGCCACCTTACGCATTGCTGAGTTAGGTTTTTTAGGAGTTGTTGTGTAAACACGAGTACATACACCACGTCTTTGCGGACAAGAATCTAAAGCAGCCGATTTACTCTTCTTGGTTATTTTGGCTCTTCCTTTTCTTACTAATTGCGAAATTGTTGGCATATTAATTAAATATAATTTTTATTATCCTCTTTTTTAAGAGGCTGCAAAGTTAGAAATTAAATTGAATAATTCAAACACTAATACATTAATTTTCAATAGAATTTGAAATTATTTATATTTTTATTTTTCGGCACGCTTGAGATTAAAAAAAAATTAAACTGTCAGGCCGCTCATTCTTCTAAAAAAAATAAAAACAAAGGCTCAGTATAATCTGGGAAAGAATTGATGGATAGCACCTATTATGCTCTCTGTTCTCGTAAATCATTTTAAAACAACAGCGCCAAGTTTTTTTTAAATAATAAAGTCTTTAATAATGATAAGTATAAATAATGATAACTATAATTATCACAAGGTAAATTACTTAGTCATCAAGCCTAAATAAAAAACTTATATGCAAAAAGCGAATCACTAAAAACAGTTGCAACACCATCATTGAAAAATATATAAGACGTCATATTAAAAAAAAAAAAAAAAAAAAAAAAACGATATGACTCACCCAAACCAAAAGAGCGATTTGCTGCATAAAGCAAAAAAAAAAAAAAAAAAAAACCGCTAAAACCTTCAAACCGTTCAAATTAAAAACCCCAAAAACACCAACAACGATAGTAACTAACTTGAGAATAAAAAATACCTATATCACAAACTTTAACTTTTATTTGTTGTTTTATTAACTTTATTTTATGATTTTTGACGTTGACTAATTCAAATAATTATAAAATGAAAACAAAGTTTAATGGAATTTTAACGCTATTTCTAGCGTTTGTTGTGCAATTTGCATTTGCACAAGAAAAGACAATTTCTGGGACAGTTTCAGACGAATCTGGAATGCCGCTGCCTGGAACAACAGTCTTAGTAAAAGGTACAACCACTGGCACATCGACAGATTTCGATGGCAAATATTCAATCAATGCGAATCAAGGGGCCACCTTGGTTTTTAGCTTTGTTGGGTATACTACTCAGGAGGTTACAGTCGGAGTTTCGAACACTGTAAATGTGTCTTTGCAGGAGGATGCCGAGTCTCTTGATGAGGTTATTATTACTGCCTTAGGTATAGAAAAGAAAAAAGATGATGACCTTTCTTCTTCTACCACAGTTAGCGCGGAAGACATCCAAAAATCAGGAGAATCTGGTGTTATTCAAGGTTTGGCTGGTAAAACTTCTGGTCTTAAAATTACCAGAAACTCTGGAGACCCTGGAGCAGGTGCTTTTATACAAATTAGAGGACAAAATACCATTTTAGGAAACGGCTCGCCTTTAATTGTTGTAGATGGTATACCAATGTCTAACAGTAGTATTGGTGGAGATGTAGATGGTGTTACCCAACAATCCAGACTTAATGATATAAACCCTGATGATATAGAAAACGTTACTGTATTAAAAGGTGCAGCAGCTGCTGCAGTTTGGGGTACAGGTGCTGCGAACGGTGTTATTTTAATCAATACCAAAAAAGGTAAAGGGAGAAATAAAGTATCGGTATCTGTAAGAAGCACAATAGCTATTGATGTTATTAATATTGAATTTGACAAACAAAACAAATTTGGTCAGGGAGTTAATGGAGAATATTCACTTAGTGGATTATCATGGGGTGATAAAATAGCAGATCGTTCTGGTGGTGCCGATGGTTTTATAGTAGGCAACCAAAGATTAGAATCTATCACAGGAAATATTATATATCCTTTAGATACAAACCCTGATGGCTCACTAGCCAAAAACTCACGAGAAGTTTTTAATCAAAAAAATAGAGATGCCATTTTTGGTACAGGGTTTACTTGGGATAAATCTATTGGGATTAATTTTTCTGGTGACGTATTTAAGACTTATTTAAGTTTTTCAGATTGGGATCAAGAAGGGATTATTAAAGGAAAATCTAATTATAGAAGACAAACGCTACGTTTAAATCATGTTGTTGATTTAACTGATAAATTTTCAATCCAATTTAACACATCGTATGCAAAGGTGGTTTCAGACCGTATACAGCAAGGTTCAAATCTTAATGGTTTATACCTTGGTTACTTAAGAAATGCTCCTGACTTTGATATCACTGATTACAAAGGTACTTTTTACAATAGTGCCAATGTACCAACGGCGAACTACCACAGAACTTACAGAAACCATGTTGGCGGTGGCGGAGCTATTTATAACAACCCGCTTTGGACAATTAATGAGCAGGCTAACCCAAACCAAGTTGAACGTTTTACTATTGCTCCTCAACTTACATGGAAAATAAAAGATAACATGAGCGTAATTGCACGCTACGGAATCGATTACTATACTGACCATAGAGAAACATTCTTTCCAGTTAATTCTGCTGGAAGTGGTGTAGGTCTTTACGAGCAACAAGACATCAATGAAAAAGTACAAAACTTTAATATTTTTATTCAATCTAGCCACGACATTAGCGATGATTTTAATTTAAATTGGGTTCTTGGAACTTCATTGGATAGAAAAGAATTGGCATGGGTTACAGGTACTTCAGAAAATTTCACAAACCCTATAGTTGATGACCTTAGAATATTTAGTAATGCTTCAGCTGCAGATAATTCCATAGAGAATTATAAGGAAGAAACTCGAAAACATGGAGCTTATGCAACTATAGGAACAGAATTGTTTAATCAACTATATTTTGAGTTTGCAGGACGTTATGAAAGACCATCTACATTAGAGACTAATTTATTCTATCCGAGTGCCTCTTTTGGATGGAAATTCTCTGAGATTATTGGTGAGAACGATATCTTAAGCTTTGGTAAGATAAGAGCATCTTACGGTGAAATTGGAATCGAGCCACAACCTTATCTTTTAAGTTCTACTTTTTCTGCTGGTGGTGCAACGAGTAGCGTAGAATCAAGCTGGGGAGATGGATTAAATAATGCTGCCTACGGTAACCCTTTTCAAAGAGATGTTATTGCAGGTAATCCAGACCTAAAAGAAGAACGTGTAAAAGAATTCGAAGTTGGAGCAGACATACGCTTCTTTAATAACAAAATTACACTAGGAGCAACCTATTACGATAGAACAACTGAAGATGCAATATTAGATTTACCCGTACCTAATAGTACTGGGTTTACATCACAGTTTAGAAACGCTGCCGAAATCTCTAATAAAGGATTCGAAATAGATTTAAGCGCAAATATTATTAACAGTGGAGATTTAAAATGGTCTTTAAACACCATGTTCTCAAAAAATAAGAGTCTTGTTAAAAGTTTAAGTGGGGTGAAGGAATATGGATTAAATGGTTTTACTTCGGCTTCTTCAAGTTTAGTTGAAGGTGAACCTTTTGGAGTGATTTTTGGTAATGAATTTGCCAGAGACGCTAATGGTGAGATGATTTTAGAGAATGGCTTCCCTACAACTACTGCAGGCTATGAGGCCGTAGTACTTGGAGATCCAAATCCAGATTGGATTGGTGGCTTAGGGACAGTTGTTTCCTATAAAAACTTTACACTTTCCGCTCAATTTGAAACATCTCAAGGAAATGATGTTTGGACTGGAACGGAAGGCGTTCTAAATTATTTTGGAATTAGTGAAGTAACCGCTAATGAATCTGTGTCTAATCAAGATTTACGAGTTTATAATTCTACTGATGTGATTCCCGCTGGAACCGTTTTTAGAGGTAACATTAAAGACTTTGGTGATGGCGATGTTGCTTTAACTCAATCGTGGTACACCGCAGAAGGTGGAGGATTTGGTAATGTAACAGAGGGTTTTGTTAAAGACGCTTCTTGGACACGTTTAAGAGAACTTTCTCTTACCTATGATTTCAACACAGCTTTAATTGAAAACACGGGAATTACTGAACTACAATTAAGTGTGACAGGACGTAATTTATTTTTATGGACTGATATTGAAGGATTTGATCCAGATTTAAATTTAACAGGAGCGAGTAAAGGTAGAGGATTAGATTATTTTACTAATCCAGCAACTAAATCCTTTCTTATGACCGTTACAATAGGATTCTAACTAAAAAAGACAATATATTATGAAACAAATAAAATTATATACATTATCACTATTTATGGCTGTTTTAACACTCGCCTCTTGTAGTGAATATACCGATGGTATTAATGACGACCCGAATGCATTCACTTCTGCTCCAGCAGAATTATTGTTAGGAAATGCACAATTGTCGATTATTACCCTATCTGAAAGTCAGGCAGCAAGAGTAGCTGGGATTTTCACAGATCAGTTTACAGGTGCAGATAGACAATTTATCCCTTTAAATAGTTATACGACTTCCAATACGGACTATGATGACATTTGGTCAGATTTGTATGTCGAAGGTGCTACACAAGCAGATTTAGCAATAAAAAAGGCTGCTGAAGAAGGTAATACAGTGCTTGAAGGTGTTGCTGAGATAAATTTAGCTTTATTAATGGGTGAAGCAGCAGCTCTTTTTGGAGATGTACCATTTACAGAAGCCTTTGATGCTCAAGCATTCCCTGAGCCTAATTTCGATGCGCAAGCAGACGTTTTAAATAGTGTTCAAGATTTATTAACTTCTGGAATTTCTAAAGTAGGTTCTACACCTGTTTCCATATATGGCGATTTAAGGTTTGCTAGTAATGGTGCAACATGGGCGGAAGTAGCTCACTCCCTTAAAGCACGTTATTATTTAGTTGCCAAAGATTATCCTTCTGCATTGGCAGAAGCTAGGCTAGGCATATCATCTAGTAATGGAGATTTAGTGGCTAGTCACTCTTCAACAGTTGGTGCAAAAAATTTATTTTTTGTATTTACAAAAGTAGAAAGAGAGGGTTACTTAACAACTGAAGGATCACATCTATACAATCTGGTATCTGGTGCGACACCAAGATTATTAGCAACACCAGGAGAAACCCAAAGAGAAGCGTATTACTATGCAGACAATGTTAATCCTAATACAGCCTCTGGTGGTGTTTTTGCTGAAGACGCAGATTTCCCAATCATCTCTTATATAGAAACTAAGTTGATTGAAGCTGAAGCAGCACAAAGAACTGGTGATGACGCCCTAACCCCTTTTAATGCTGTAAGAACAGAATTAGCAGGAATTTATGGTGGTGCTTTCCCAGCAACTACATCTACCGGAGCAACACTTTTAGAAGAAATTTTAGAAGAAAAGTATATTTCTCTAATTGGGTCTTTACAAGTTTTTCATGATGTTAGACGTACAAATAACTTAATTGGTGTACCAATTAAAAATGCAGATACGCCTATTTTACCACAAAGGTTTCTTTATCCTTTAAATGAAATAAATTCTAACACAAACACCCCTGCAACATCTGTAGGTCTTTATGATACTACTCAAGTTAATCAATAGTTATCTAGCTTAAAAAGCTAGTAAATAAACTAAAGCTGAACAATAAGATTATTGTTCAGCTTTTTTTATGTACTTAAAACCTCTTAGCAATTCCAAAACATGGTTAACAATAAATTATA
Encoded here:
- a CDS encoding SusD/RagB family nutrient-binding outer membrane lipoprotein, translating into MKQIKLYTLSLFMAVLTLASCSEYTDGINDDPNAFTSAPAELLLGNAQLSIITLSESQAARVAGIFTDQFTGADRQFIPLNSYTTSNTDYDDIWSDLYVEGATQADLAIKKAAEEGNTVLEGVAEINLALLMGEAAALFGDVPFTEAFDAQAFPEPNFDAQADVLNSVQDLLTSGISKVGSTPVSIYGDLRFASNGATWAEVAHSLKARYYLVAKDYPSALAEARLGISSSNGDLVASHSSTVGAKNLFFVFTKVEREGYLTTEGSHLYNLVSGATPRLLATPGETQREAYYYADNVNPNTASGGVFAEDADFPIISYIETKLIEAEAAQRTGDDALTPFNAVRTELAGIYGGAFPATTSTGATLLEEILEEKYISLIGSLQVFHDVRRTNNLIGVPIKNADTPILPQRFLYPLNEINSNTNTPATSVGLYDTTQVNQ
- a CDS encoding SusC/RagA family TonB-linked outer membrane protein — protein: MKTKFNGILTLFLAFVVQFAFAQEKTISGTVSDESGMPLPGTTVLVKGTTTGTSTDFDGKYSINANQGATLVFSFVGYTTQEVTVGVSNTVNVSLQEDAESLDEVIITALGIEKKKDDDLSSSTTVSAEDIQKSGESGVIQGLAGKTSGLKITRNSGDPGAGAFIQIRGQNTILGNGSPLIVVDGIPMSNSSIGGDVDGVTQQSRLNDINPDDIENVTVLKGAAAAAVWGTGAANGVILINTKKGKGRNKVSVSVRSTIAIDVINIEFDKQNKFGQGVNGEYSLSGLSWGDKIADRSGGADGFIVGNQRLESITGNIIYPLDTNPDGSLAKNSREVFNQKNRDAIFGTGFTWDKSIGINFSGDVFKTYLSFSDWDQEGIIKGKSNYRRQTLRLNHVVDLTDKFSIQFNTSYAKVVSDRIQQGSNLNGLYLGYLRNAPDFDITDYKGTFYNSANVPTANYHRTYRNHVGGGGAIYNNPLWTINEQANPNQVERFTIAPQLTWKIKDNMSVIARYGIDYYTDHRETFFPVNSAGSGVGLYEQQDINEKVQNFNIFIQSSHDISDDFNLNWVLGTSLDRKELAWVTGTSENFTNPIVDDLRIFSNASAADNSIENYKEETRKHGAYATIGTELFNQLYFEFAGRYERPSTLETNLFYPSASFGWKFSEIIGENDILSFGKIRASYGEIGIEPQPYLLSSTFSAGGATSSVESSWGDGLNNAAYGNPFQRDVIAGNPDLKEERVKEFEVGADIRFFNNKITLGATYYDRTTEDAILDLPVPNSTGFTSQFRNAAEISNKGFEIDLSANIINSGDLKWSLNTMFSKNKSLVKSLSGVKEYGLNGFTSASSSLVEGEPFGVIFGNEFARDANGEMILENGFPTTTAGYEAVVLGDPNPDWIGGLGTVVSYKNFTLSAQFETSQGNDVWTGTEGVLNYFGISEVTANESVSNQDLRVYNSTDVIPAGTVFRGNIKDFGDGDVALTQSWYTAEGGGFGNVTEGFVKDASWTRLRELSLTYDFNTALIENTGITELQLSVTGRNLFLWTDIEGFDPDLNLTGASKGRGLDYFTNPATKSFLMTVTIGF
- the rpsG gene encoding 30S ribosomal protein S7, producing the protein MRKKAAKKRPLLPDPKFNDQLVTRFVNMMMWDGKKSVAFKVFYDAIDIVESKKTDEEKSGLEVWKDALSNVMPHVEVRSRRVGGATFQIPMQIRPDRKVSTAMKWLITYSRKRNEKSMALRLASEVLAAAKEEGAAVKKRVDTHKMAEANKAFSHFRF
- the rpsL gene encoding 30S ribosomal protein S12, with amino-acid sequence MPTISQLVRKGRAKITKKSKSAALDSCPQRRGVCTRVYTTTPKKPNSAMRKVARVRLTNGNEVNAYIGGEGHNLQEHSIVLVRGGRVKDLPGVRYHIVRGALDTAGVTGRTQRRSKYGAKRPKK